The genomic stretch GTAGCGGGAGTAGAGGTTGGGACGATGGATATATCGCTTGCAGGAAGAATCATTTCGCAGTTTCCTGACCGATTGAAACCCGACCAGCAACAACCGGACGATCTTTCTCTTCTGGGTGAAATGGTATTGAAGCCGGATGCGAACATAATCAAGTTGCCGAATATCAGTGCGTCAGTGC from Nitrospinota bacterium encodes the following:
- a CDS encoding NADP-dependent isocitrate dehydrogenase; the protein is MSEKPDIVYTKVDEAPELASGSFLPIIQAFTGVAGVEVGTMDISLAGRIISQFPDRLKPDQQQPDDLSLLGEMVLKPDANIIKLPNISASV